The following are encoded together in the Ranitomeya imitator isolate aRanImi1 chromosome 4, aRanImi1.pri, whole genome shotgun sequence genome:
- the PPFIBP1 gene encoding liprin-beta-1 isoform X5 produces the protein MMTDASDMLAAALEQMDGIIAGSKALEYSNGLFDCQSPTSPFMGSLRVLHLIEDLRGMLEMMDTDERDGLRCQVPDSTAEVLAEWLQSQMLVNGHITGTSDVYQERLSRLENDKESLVLQVSVLTDQVEAQGEKIRDLEFCLEEHRDKLNATEEMLQQELISRTSLETQKLDLMAEISTLKLKLTSVEKDRSDHEDRYKDTEGLVQEMNELRLRVVEMENERTQYEKKLKSTKDELDMLKEELELKEADIKKLQEHVDSPLVTAKGATDRDTEVQKMKKAVESLMAANEEKDRKIEELRQALNRYKKVQDMVVLAHGKTGKDVESDDSVISGSNSLVFDSNALSDADKSPSPLPLSLSPSPEEAAATTKPTLEMHTSILQVTIPSFSSTSPPAQKPTDVSKISAKETPGSPDTSEEKRSNLSTEVRTEDITLSPPVKKSSSLDNLKKTVERKPTSPDSGKFETLPPRPPAHGVTAEEENFGTRKARSSFGRGFFKLKNPNKKTSSTPNLEAEKGSADHLDLAVSPRSSDGGSIHSSPSSPDSKKKPRGIKKLFGRLKRSQSTTLNQEDDLPEEEFKRGGTRSTAGPRLGWSRDLGQAPSDLDTPFAKWTKEQVCGWLRDQGLGSYVNSCKQWIVSGQTLLHASQQDLEKELGIKHPLHRKKLQLALQSLGSEDDSNYGKLDYKWVTRWLDDIGLPQYKTQFDEAKLDGRMLHYMTVDDLLSLKVVSVLHHLSIKRAIQVLRINSFEPNCLRRRPSEESNVTPSEVAQWTNHRVMEWLRSVDLAEYAPNLRGSGVHGGLMVLEPRFNVETMAQLLNIPPNKTLLRRHLATHFNLLVGQQAQQQKQEALSSPEYVLLTATAKVKPRKLPFTNFGTLRKKKQEENEEYVCPMELGQLSANSIIKPFRAGLDLRMLDDEDLDRLEQMEDSEGTVRQIGAFSEGINNLTHMLKEDDMFRDYTARSPSASITDDDSNV, from the exons ATGATGACAGACGCCAGTGACATGTTGGCCGCCGCCTTGGAGCAGATGGACGGCATCATCGCCG GCTCCAAGGCTCTGGAATACTCCAACGGCCTCTTCGACTGTCAGTCTCCGACCTCGCCCTTCATGGGCAGCCTCCGGGTGCTGCACCTGATCGAGGACCTGCGGGGGATGCTGGAGATGATGGACACCGACGAGAGGGACGGGCTGAGGTGCCAGGTGCCCGACTCCACCGCGGAGGTCCTGGCCGAGTGGCTGCAGAGTCAGATGCTG GTTAATGGCCACATCACCGGCACCAGCGACGTCTACCAGGAGCGGCTGTCCCGTCTGGAGAATGACAAGGAGTCGCTAGTGCTGCAG GTGAGCGTCCTGACTGACCAGGTAGAGGCACAAGGGGAAAAAATCCGGGACCTTGAATTCTGCCTGGAAGAACACAGAGACAAGCTGAATGCGACCGAGGAGATGTTACAGCAG GAACTAATAAGTCGGACATCGCTGGAAACTCAGAAGTTGGACTTGATGGCTGAGATTTCCACTCTTAAGTTGAAGTTGACTTCGGTGGAAAAAGACAGGAGTGATCATGAGGATCGATACAAGGACACAGAG GGTTTGGTGCAGGAGATGAATGAACTGCGGCTGCGAGTGGTGGAAATGGAGAATGAGCGCACGCAGTACGAGAAGAAGCTGAAGTCCACTAAG GATGAACTAGACATGTTAAAGGAAGAACTGGAGCTGAAGGAGGCGGATATTAAGAAGCTGCAAGAGCATGTTGACTCCCCACTGGTGACGGCTAAAGGGGCCACAGACAGAG ATACTGAAGTGCAGAAGATGAAGAAAGCTGTGGAATCGCTAATGGCCGCCAATGAGGAAAAG GACCGGAAGATTGAGGAGCTGCGGCAGGCGCTGAACAGGTACAAGAAGGTGCAGGATATGGTGGTTCTGGCGCACGGTAAGACAG GTAAAGATGTGGAAAGTGACGACTCCGTGATCTCCGGATCAAATTCTCTGGTATTTGACTCCAATGCATTAAGTGACGCTGACAAATCCCCCTCCCCGCTGCCGTTATCGCTGTCCCCCAGCCCGGAGGAGGCCGCTGCCACCACAAAG cCCACACTGGAAATGCACACCAGTATTCTGCAGGTCACTATCCCCTCGTTCAGCTCTACGTCCCCCCCAGCACAGAAACCGACGGACGTGTCAAAAATTTCTGCAAAAGAGACGCCGGGATCACCGGACACGAG TGAAGAAAAGAGGAGCAACTTATCTACAGAAGTAAGAACTGAGGATATCACATT GTCTCCTCCCGTGAAGAAGTCGAGCAGCCTGGACAACTTAAAGAAGACTGTGGAGCGG AAGCCGACCTCTCCTGACTCTGGAAAGTTTGAGACGCTGCCGCCCCGACCCCCGGCACACGGGGTAACTGCTGAGGAGGAGAATTTCGGCACCCGCAAAGCGAGATCGTCATTCGGCCGAGGTTTCTTCAAGCTGAAAAACCCCAACAAGAAGACGTCGAGCACCCCGAATCTAG AGGCAGAAAAGGGCTCAGCCGACCACCTGGACCTGGCGGTGTCTCCTCGCTCATCGGACGGTGGAAGCATCCACAGCTCGCCATCTTCTCCCGACTCTAAGAAGAAGCCGCGTGGGATTAAGAAGTTATTCGGGAG ACTGAAGAGGAGTCAGTCCACCACCCTAAACCAGGAGGACGACCTCCCGGAAGAAGAGTTTAAGAGGGGTGGGACCAGGTCCACCGCCGGCCCGAGGCTGGGTTGGTCGCGGGATCTTGGTCAGGCTCCCAG TGACCTGGACACGCCATTTGCCAAGTGGACGAAGGAGCAGGTGTGCGGCTGGCTGCGGGACCAGGGGCTGGGCAGCTACGTGAACAGCTGCAAGCAATGGATCGTGTCCGGGCAGACGCTGCTCCACGCCTCGCAGCAGGACCTGGAGAAG GAGCTTGGCATCAAACACCCGCTGCACCGCAAGAAGCTCCAGCTGGCGCTGCAGTCGCTGGGCTCCGAGGACGACAGCAACTACGGGAAGCTGGACTACAAGTGGGTGACAA GGTGGTTGGACGACATCGGTCTCCCTCAGTACAAGACGCAGTTTGATGAAGCAAAGCTGGACGGTCGGATGCTCCATTACATGACCGTG GATGATTTGCTTTCCCTGAAAGTCGTCAGCGTCCTGCACCACCTCAGCATAAAGCGCGCCATTCAGGTCCTGCGAATCAACAGCTTCGAGCCCAACTGTCTGCGCAGAAGACCCTCCGAGGAG tctaatGTGACTCCCTCGGAAGTGGCTCAGTGGACGAATCACCGGGTGATGGAGTGGCTGCGCTCTGTTGACCTGGCGGAGTATGCCCCTAACTTGAGGGGTAGCGGTGTACACGGTGGGCTGATG gtcCTTGAGCCCCGATTTAACGTGGAGACCATGGCTCAACTTCTGAACATCCCGCCAAACaagaccctcctccggcgccacctGGCCACGCATTTCAATCTCCTGGTCGGTCAGCAGGCGCAGCAGCAAAAACAGGAGGCGCTATCCTCGCCGGAATACGTGCTGCTGACCGCAACGGCCAAGGTCAAG CCGAGGAAATTACCGTTTACCAATTTTGGGACTTTACGAAAGAAAAAGCAAGAAGAGAATGAAGAATATGTGTGTCCAATGGAGCTCGGGCAGTTGTCTGCAAACAGCATCATCAAGCCCTTCAGAGCCGGACTGGACCTCAGGATGTTAGACGACGAGGACCTCGATAGACTAGAACAG ATGGAAGACTCTGAGGGAACAGTGCGGCAGATCGGGGCGTTTTCTGAAGGCATCAATAACCTGACG CACATGCTGAAGGAAGACGACATGTTCCGGGATTACACCGCCAGATCCCCCAGCGCCAGCATCACAGACGACGACTCCAACGTGTGA
- the PPFIBP1 gene encoding liprin-beta-1 isoform X4, giving the protein MMTDASDMLAAALEQMDGIIAGSKALEYSNGLFDCQSPTSPFMGSLRVLHLIEDLRGMLEMMDTDERDGLRCQVPDSTAEVLAEWLQSQMLVNGHITGTSDVYQERLSRLENDKESLVLQVSVLTDQVEAQGEKIRDLEFCLEEHRDKLNATEEMLQQELISRTSLETQKLDLMAEISTLKLKLTSVEKDRSDHEDRYKDTEGLVQEMNELRLRVVEMENERTQYEKKLKSTKDELDMLKEELELKEADIKKLQEHVDSPLVTAKGATDRDTEVQKMKKAVESLMAANEEKDRKIEELRQALNRYKKVQDMVVLAHGKTGKDVESDDSVISGSNSLVFDSNALSDADKSPSPLPLSLSPSPEEAAATTKPTLEMHTSILQVTIPSFSSTSPPAQKPTDVSKISAKETPGSPDTSEEKRSNLSTEVRTEDITLSPPVKKSSSLDNLKKTVERKPTSPDSGKFETLPPRPPAHGVTAEEENFGTRKARSSFGRGFFKLKNPNKKTSSTPNLAEAEKGSADHLDLAVSPRSSDGGSIHSSPSSPDSKKKPRGIKKLFGRLKRSQSTTLNQEDDLPEEEFKRGGTRSTAGPRLGWSRDLGQAPSDLDTPFAKWTKEQVCGWLRDQGLGSYVNSCKQWIVSGQTLLHASQQDLEKELGIKHPLHRKKLQLALQSLGSEDDSNYGKLDYKWVTRWLDDIGLPQYKTQFDEAKLDGRMLHYMTVDDLLSLKVVSVLHHLSIKRAIQVLRINSFEPNCLRRRPSEESNVTPSEVAQWTNHRVMEWLRSVDLAEYAPNLRGSGVHGGLMVLEPRFNVETMAQLLNIPPNKTLLRRHLATHFNLLVGQQAQQQKQEALSSPEYVLLTATAKVKPRKLPFTNFGTLRKKKQEENEEYVCPMELGQLSANSIIKPFRAGLDLRMLDDEDLDRLEQMEDSEGTVRQIGAFSEGINNLTHMLKEDDMFRDYTARSPSASITDDDSNV; this is encoded by the exons ATGATGACAGACGCCAGTGACATGTTGGCCGCCGCCTTGGAGCAGATGGACGGCATCATCGCCG GCTCCAAGGCTCTGGAATACTCCAACGGCCTCTTCGACTGTCAGTCTCCGACCTCGCCCTTCATGGGCAGCCTCCGGGTGCTGCACCTGATCGAGGACCTGCGGGGGATGCTGGAGATGATGGACACCGACGAGAGGGACGGGCTGAGGTGCCAGGTGCCCGACTCCACCGCGGAGGTCCTGGCCGAGTGGCTGCAGAGTCAGATGCTG GTTAATGGCCACATCACCGGCACCAGCGACGTCTACCAGGAGCGGCTGTCCCGTCTGGAGAATGACAAGGAGTCGCTAGTGCTGCAG GTGAGCGTCCTGACTGACCAGGTAGAGGCACAAGGGGAAAAAATCCGGGACCTTGAATTCTGCCTGGAAGAACACAGAGACAAGCTGAATGCGACCGAGGAGATGTTACAGCAG GAACTAATAAGTCGGACATCGCTGGAAACTCAGAAGTTGGACTTGATGGCTGAGATTTCCACTCTTAAGTTGAAGTTGACTTCGGTGGAAAAAGACAGGAGTGATCATGAGGATCGATACAAGGACACAGAG GGTTTGGTGCAGGAGATGAATGAACTGCGGCTGCGAGTGGTGGAAATGGAGAATGAGCGCACGCAGTACGAGAAGAAGCTGAAGTCCACTAAG GATGAACTAGACATGTTAAAGGAAGAACTGGAGCTGAAGGAGGCGGATATTAAGAAGCTGCAAGAGCATGTTGACTCCCCACTGGTGACGGCTAAAGGGGCCACAGACAGAG ATACTGAAGTGCAGAAGATGAAGAAAGCTGTGGAATCGCTAATGGCCGCCAATGAGGAAAAG GACCGGAAGATTGAGGAGCTGCGGCAGGCGCTGAACAGGTACAAGAAGGTGCAGGATATGGTGGTTCTGGCGCACGGTAAGACAG GTAAAGATGTGGAAAGTGACGACTCCGTGATCTCCGGATCAAATTCTCTGGTATTTGACTCCAATGCATTAAGTGACGCTGACAAATCCCCCTCCCCGCTGCCGTTATCGCTGTCCCCCAGCCCGGAGGAGGCCGCTGCCACCACAAAG cCCACACTGGAAATGCACACCAGTATTCTGCAGGTCACTATCCCCTCGTTCAGCTCTACGTCCCCCCCAGCACAGAAACCGACGGACGTGTCAAAAATTTCTGCAAAAGAGACGCCGGGATCACCGGACACGAG TGAAGAAAAGAGGAGCAACTTATCTACAGAAGTAAGAACTGAGGATATCACATT GTCTCCTCCCGTGAAGAAGTCGAGCAGCCTGGACAACTTAAAGAAGACTGTGGAGCGG AAGCCGACCTCTCCTGACTCTGGAAAGTTTGAGACGCTGCCGCCCCGACCCCCGGCACACGGGGTAACTGCTGAGGAGGAGAATTTCGGCACCCGCAAAGCGAGATCGTCATTCGGCCGAGGTTTCTTCAAGCTGAAAAACCCCAACAAGAAGACGTCGAGCACCCCGAATCTAG CAGAGGCAGAAAAGGGCTCAGCCGACCACCTGGACCTGGCGGTGTCTCCTCGCTCATCGGACGGTGGAAGCATCCACAGCTCGCCATCTTCTCCCGACTCTAAGAAGAAGCCGCGTGGGATTAAGAAGTTATTCGGGAG ACTGAAGAGGAGTCAGTCCACCACCCTAAACCAGGAGGACGACCTCCCGGAAGAAGAGTTTAAGAGGGGTGGGACCAGGTCCACCGCCGGCCCGAGGCTGGGTTGGTCGCGGGATCTTGGTCAGGCTCCCAG TGACCTGGACACGCCATTTGCCAAGTGGACGAAGGAGCAGGTGTGCGGCTGGCTGCGGGACCAGGGGCTGGGCAGCTACGTGAACAGCTGCAAGCAATGGATCGTGTCCGGGCAGACGCTGCTCCACGCCTCGCAGCAGGACCTGGAGAAG GAGCTTGGCATCAAACACCCGCTGCACCGCAAGAAGCTCCAGCTGGCGCTGCAGTCGCTGGGCTCCGAGGACGACAGCAACTACGGGAAGCTGGACTACAAGTGGGTGACAA GGTGGTTGGACGACATCGGTCTCCCTCAGTACAAGACGCAGTTTGATGAAGCAAAGCTGGACGGTCGGATGCTCCATTACATGACCGTG GATGATTTGCTTTCCCTGAAAGTCGTCAGCGTCCTGCACCACCTCAGCATAAAGCGCGCCATTCAGGTCCTGCGAATCAACAGCTTCGAGCCCAACTGTCTGCGCAGAAGACCCTCCGAGGAG tctaatGTGACTCCCTCGGAAGTGGCTCAGTGGACGAATCACCGGGTGATGGAGTGGCTGCGCTCTGTTGACCTGGCGGAGTATGCCCCTAACTTGAGGGGTAGCGGTGTACACGGTGGGCTGATG gtcCTTGAGCCCCGATTTAACGTGGAGACCATGGCTCAACTTCTGAACATCCCGCCAAACaagaccctcctccggcgccacctGGCCACGCATTTCAATCTCCTGGTCGGTCAGCAGGCGCAGCAGCAAAAACAGGAGGCGCTATCCTCGCCGGAATACGTGCTGCTGACCGCAACGGCCAAGGTCAAG CCGAGGAAATTACCGTTTACCAATTTTGGGACTTTACGAAAGAAAAAGCAAGAAGAGAATGAAGAATATGTGTGTCCAATGGAGCTCGGGCAGTTGTCTGCAAACAGCATCATCAAGCCCTTCAGAGCCGGACTGGACCTCAGGATGTTAGACGACGAGGACCTCGATAGACTAGAACAG ATGGAAGACTCTGAGGGAACAGTGCGGCAGATCGGGGCGTTTTCTGAAGGCATCAATAACCTGACG CACATGCTGAAGGAAGACGACATGTTCCGGGATTACACCGCCAGATCCCCCAGCGCCAGCATCACAGACGACGACTCCAACGTGTGA
- the PPFIBP1 gene encoding liprin-beta-1 isoform X2, whose protein sequence is MMTDASDMLAAALEQMDGIIAGSKALEYSNGLFDCQSPTSPFMGSLRVLHLIEDLRGMLEMMDTDERDGLRCQVPDSTAEVLAEWLQSQMLVNGHITGTSDVYQERLSRLENDKESLVLQVSVLTDQVEAQGEKIRDLEFCLEEHRDKLNATEEMLQQELISRTSLETQKLDLMAEISTLKLKLTSVEKDRSDHEDRYKDTEGLVQEMNELRLRVVEMENERTQYEKKLKSTKDELDMLKEELELKEADIKKLQEHVDSPLVTAKGATDRDTEVQKMKKAVESLMAANEEKDRKIEELRQALNRYKKVQDMVVLAHGKTGKDVESDDSVISGSNSLVFDSNALSDADKSPSPLPLSLSPSPEEAAATTKPTLEMHTSILQVTIPSFSSTSPPAQKPTDVSKISAKETPGSPDTSEEKRSNLSTEVRTEDITLSPPVKKSSSLDNLKKTVERKPTSPDSGKFETLPPRPPAHGVTAEEENFGTRKARSSFGRGFFKLKNPNKKTSSTPNLDRSRSASAPTLEAEKGSADHLDLAVSPRSSDGGSIHSSPSSPDSKKKPRGIKKLFGRLKRSQSTTLNQEDDLPEEEFKRGGTRSTAGPRLGWSRDLGQAPSDLDTPFAKWTKEQVCGWLRDQGLGSYVNSCKQWIVSGQTLLHASQQDLEKELGIKHPLHRKKLQLALQSLGSEDDSNYGKLDYKWVTRWLDDIGLPQYKTQFDEAKLDGRMLHYMTVDDLLSLKVVSVLHHLSIKRAIQVLRINSFEPNCLRRRPSEESNVTPSEVAQWTNHRVMEWLRSVDLAEYAPNLRGSGVHGGLMVLEPRFNVETMAQLLNIPPNKTLLRRHLATHFNLLVGQQAQQQKQEALSSPEYVLLTATAKVKPRKLPFTNFGTLRKKKQEENEEYVCPMELGQLSANSIIKPFRAGLDLRMLDDEDLDRLEQMEDSEGTVRQIGAFSEGINNLTHMLKEDDMFRDYTARSPSASITDDDSNV, encoded by the exons ATGATGACAGACGCCAGTGACATGTTGGCCGCCGCCTTGGAGCAGATGGACGGCATCATCGCCG GCTCCAAGGCTCTGGAATACTCCAACGGCCTCTTCGACTGTCAGTCTCCGACCTCGCCCTTCATGGGCAGCCTCCGGGTGCTGCACCTGATCGAGGACCTGCGGGGGATGCTGGAGATGATGGACACCGACGAGAGGGACGGGCTGAGGTGCCAGGTGCCCGACTCCACCGCGGAGGTCCTGGCCGAGTGGCTGCAGAGTCAGATGCTG GTTAATGGCCACATCACCGGCACCAGCGACGTCTACCAGGAGCGGCTGTCCCGTCTGGAGAATGACAAGGAGTCGCTAGTGCTGCAG GTGAGCGTCCTGACTGACCAGGTAGAGGCACAAGGGGAAAAAATCCGGGACCTTGAATTCTGCCTGGAAGAACACAGAGACAAGCTGAATGCGACCGAGGAGATGTTACAGCAG GAACTAATAAGTCGGACATCGCTGGAAACTCAGAAGTTGGACTTGATGGCTGAGATTTCCACTCTTAAGTTGAAGTTGACTTCGGTGGAAAAAGACAGGAGTGATCATGAGGATCGATACAAGGACACAGAG GGTTTGGTGCAGGAGATGAATGAACTGCGGCTGCGAGTGGTGGAAATGGAGAATGAGCGCACGCAGTACGAGAAGAAGCTGAAGTCCACTAAG GATGAACTAGACATGTTAAAGGAAGAACTGGAGCTGAAGGAGGCGGATATTAAGAAGCTGCAAGAGCATGTTGACTCCCCACTGGTGACGGCTAAAGGGGCCACAGACAGAG ATACTGAAGTGCAGAAGATGAAGAAAGCTGTGGAATCGCTAATGGCCGCCAATGAGGAAAAG GACCGGAAGATTGAGGAGCTGCGGCAGGCGCTGAACAGGTACAAGAAGGTGCAGGATATGGTGGTTCTGGCGCACGGTAAGACAG GTAAAGATGTGGAAAGTGACGACTCCGTGATCTCCGGATCAAATTCTCTGGTATTTGACTCCAATGCATTAAGTGACGCTGACAAATCCCCCTCCCCGCTGCCGTTATCGCTGTCCCCCAGCCCGGAGGAGGCCGCTGCCACCACAAAG cCCACACTGGAAATGCACACCAGTATTCTGCAGGTCACTATCCCCTCGTTCAGCTCTACGTCCCCCCCAGCACAGAAACCGACGGACGTGTCAAAAATTTCTGCAAAAGAGACGCCGGGATCACCGGACACGAG TGAAGAAAAGAGGAGCAACTTATCTACAGAAGTAAGAACTGAGGATATCACATT GTCTCCTCCCGTGAAGAAGTCGAGCAGCCTGGACAACTTAAAGAAGACTGTGGAGCGG AAGCCGACCTCTCCTGACTCTGGAAAGTTTGAGACGCTGCCGCCCCGACCCCCGGCACACGGGGTAACTGCTGAGGAGGAGAATTTCGGCACCCGCAAAGCGAGATCGTCATTCGGCCGAGGTTTCTTCAAGCTGAAAAACCCCAACAAGAAGACGTCGAGCACCCCGAATCTAG ATCGCAGCCGAAGTGCGAGCGCCCCCACTTTAG AGGCAGAAAAGGGCTCAGCCGACCACCTGGACCTGGCGGTGTCTCCTCGCTCATCGGACGGTGGAAGCATCCACAGCTCGCCATCTTCTCCCGACTCTAAGAAGAAGCCGCGTGGGATTAAGAAGTTATTCGGGAG ACTGAAGAGGAGTCAGTCCACCACCCTAAACCAGGAGGACGACCTCCCGGAAGAAGAGTTTAAGAGGGGTGGGACCAGGTCCACCGCCGGCCCGAGGCTGGGTTGGTCGCGGGATCTTGGTCAGGCTCCCAG TGACCTGGACACGCCATTTGCCAAGTGGACGAAGGAGCAGGTGTGCGGCTGGCTGCGGGACCAGGGGCTGGGCAGCTACGTGAACAGCTGCAAGCAATGGATCGTGTCCGGGCAGACGCTGCTCCACGCCTCGCAGCAGGACCTGGAGAAG GAGCTTGGCATCAAACACCCGCTGCACCGCAAGAAGCTCCAGCTGGCGCTGCAGTCGCTGGGCTCCGAGGACGACAGCAACTACGGGAAGCTGGACTACAAGTGGGTGACAA GGTGGTTGGACGACATCGGTCTCCCTCAGTACAAGACGCAGTTTGATGAAGCAAAGCTGGACGGTCGGATGCTCCATTACATGACCGTG GATGATTTGCTTTCCCTGAAAGTCGTCAGCGTCCTGCACCACCTCAGCATAAAGCGCGCCATTCAGGTCCTGCGAATCAACAGCTTCGAGCCCAACTGTCTGCGCAGAAGACCCTCCGAGGAG tctaatGTGACTCCCTCGGAAGTGGCTCAGTGGACGAATCACCGGGTGATGGAGTGGCTGCGCTCTGTTGACCTGGCGGAGTATGCCCCTAACTTGAGGGGTAGCGGTGTACACGGTGGGCTGATG gtcCTTGAGCCCCGATTTAACGTGGAGACCATGGCTCAACTTCTGAACATCCCGCCAAACaagaccctcctccggcgccacctGGCCACGCATTTCAATCTCCTGGTCGGTCAGCAGGCGCAGCAGCAAAAACAGGAGGCGCTATCCTCGCCGGAATACGTGCTGCTGACCGCAACGGCCAAGGTCAAG CCGAGGAAATTACCGTTTACCAATTTTGGGACTTTACGAAAGAAAAAGCAAGAAGAGAATGAAGAATATGTGTGTCCAATGGAGCTCGGGCAGTTGTCTGCAAACAGCATCATCAAGCCCTTCAGAGCCGGACTGGACCTCAGGATGTTAGACGACGAGGACCTCGATAGACTAGAACAG ATGGAAGACTCTGAGGGAACAGTGCGGCAGATCGGGGCGTTTTCTGAAGGCATCAATAACCTGACG CACATGCTGAAGGAAGACGACATGTTCCGGGATTACACCGCCAGATCCCCCAGCGCCAGCATCACAGACGACGACTCCAACGTGTGA